From a region of the Rhipicephalus microplus isolate Deutch F79 chromosome X, USDA_Rmic, whole genome shotgun sequence genome:
- the LOC119160900 gene encoding uncharacterized protein LOC119160900 isoform X3, which produces MALSRWKPSSRAAIVLVVLLLFFDHPRANRLAFSASVAPKRTALDIICGGESKRPQEHRKLEASGWAPSRRTQDPRSVLRTTRTIPTIHRLRYEKSEGHAGKYSTLNIYS; this is translated from the exons ATGGCGCTTTCTCGGTGGAAGCCGTCGTCCAGGGCAGCGATCGTGCTCGTCGTCCTGCTCTTGTTCTTCGACCACCCACGGGCCAACCGACTCGCGTTCTCTGCGAGTGTGGCACCGAAGCGCACTGCATTGGATATCATCTGCG GTGGCGAGTCTAAGCGACCACAGGAACATCGAAAGCTTGAAGCAAGTGGCTGGGCCCCAAGCCGACGAACACAAGACCCGAGAAGTGTTCTGCGCACAACGAGAACTATTCCAACCA TACATCGACTGCGTTATGAAAAGTCAGAGGGACATGCTGGTAAGTATTCTACTTTAAATATTTATTCGTGA
- the LOC119160900 gene encoding uncharacterized protein LOC119160900 isoform X4 translates to MFPQSVASLSDHRNIESLKQVAGPQADEHKTREVFCAQRELFQPYIDCVMKSQRDMLKAYAKLSPTELRAVRDGLVCLLTTWNELLRT, encoded by the exons ATGTTTCCACAATCG GTGGCGAGTCTAAGCGACCACAGGAACATCGAAAGCTTGAAGCAAGTGGCTGGGCCCCAAGCCGACGAACACAAGACCCGAGAAGTGTTCTGCGCACAACGAGAACTATTCCAACCA TACATCGACTGCGTTATGAAAAGTCAGAGGGACATGCTG AAGGCGTATGCTAAACTATCGCCGACGGAACTGCGGGCTGTTCGGGACGGTCTT gtatgcTTGCTGACAACATGGAATGAACTACTTCGTACCTAG